A part of Paenibacillus sp. IHBB 10380 genomic DNA contains:
- the acnA gene encoding aconitate hydratase AcnA: MSGKDHFSTAQNLEVEGKKYRYYSLQALEKQGVGSISTLPFSIKVLLEAAVRQFDGRAITEEHVRQLADWNAGSDSNKEIPFIPARIVLQDFTGVPVVVDLAAMRDTVKKAGGDPKQINPLVPVDLVIDHSVMVDAFGTADALDYNMNVEFERNEERYRFLRWAQTAFNNFRAVPPATGIVHQVNLEYLASVAATKTIDGETVVYPDSLVGTDSHTTMINGLGVVGWGVGGIEAEAGMLGQPLYFVMPEVVGFKLTGSLNEGATATDLALTVTQILRKKGVVGKFVEFYGPGLLNISLADRATVANMAPEYGATIGYFPVDAETLSYLRNTGRSEEQVNLVEAYYKAQNMFRTPDTVDPEFTDVIELDLACVVPSLAGPKRPQDRIELTQMKDSFNDIIRTPVDKGGYGLTDSKIAETVNIQHQDGSISKLGTGAVVIAAITSCTNTSNPSVMLGAGLLAKKAVERGLTKPGYVKSSLTPGSLVVTEYLKKAGLLEPLEALGFYLAGYGCATCIGNSGPLPDEVSQAIADNDLTVAAVLSGNRNFEGRVHAQVKANYLASPPLVVAYALAGTVNIDLQNDPIGYDPNNQPVYLKDIWPTSAEIKEAIALSLTPEMFRQKYENVFTANERWNAIPVPEGELYEWDDKSTYIQNPPFFENLSTDLTDIQDIRSARVLALLSDSVTTDHISPAGNISPSSPAGLYLKEHNVRREDFNSYGSRRGNHEVMMRGTFANIRIRNQVAPGTEGGVTTNLLNDEVMSIYDASMDYQEQGQNLIVIAGKEYGTGSSRDWAAKGTFLLGVKAVIAESYERIHRSNLVGMGVLPLQFQDGHGWESLGINGRETFDIVGISNDIKPGQELTVTATREDGSTFEFTVTARLDSMVDVDYYHNGGILQTVLREMIKNQ; this comes from the coding sequence ATGTCAGGAAAGGATCATTTCTCTACCGCTCAAAACCTAGAGGTTGAAGGCAAAAAATATCGTTATTACAGTCTACAAGCTCTAGAGAAACAAGGAGTAGGTAGCATCTCTACTCTCCCCTTCTCCATTAAAGTACTTCTTGAGGCCGCTGTTCGCCAATTCGATGGACGGGCTATTACAGAAGAGCATGTTCGTCAACTGGCAGATTGGAATGCAGGCAGTGACTCGAACAAAGAAATTCCTTTTATTCCAGCTCGTATTGTTCTACAAGACTTCACGGGTGTACCTGTCGTAGTCGATCTTGCAGCCATGCGCGATACTGTGAAAAAGGCTGGGGGAGACCCTAAGCAAATTAATCCTCTTGTTCCGGTTGACCTTGTTATCGACCACTCTGTCATGGTTGATGCATTCGGTACAGCAGACGCACTAGATTACAATATGAATGTTGAATTTGAGCGTAATGAAGAGCGCTATCGCTTCCTTCGCTGGGCACAAACAGCCTTTAATAATTTCCGTGCTGTTCCTCCTGCAACAGGAATCGTTCACCAAGTTAACCTAGAGTATCTAGCTTCTGTAGCAGCAACAAAGACTATTGATGGTGAAACGGTTGTTTATCCTGATTCACTTGTAGGAACTGACTCACATACGACCATGATTAACGGACTTGGAGTTGTAGGCTGGGGTGTTGGCGGTATTGAGGCAGAAGCGGGTATGTTAGGACAGCCTCTTTATTTCGTAATGCCGGAAGTTGTAGGCTTTAAATTAACAGGAAGTCTGAACGAAGGCGCTACAGCAACAGACCTTGCGCTTACAGTGACTCAAATTCTACGCAAAAAGGGTGTTGTAGGTAAATTTGTAGAATTCTACGGCCCTGGATTGCTCAATATTAGTCTGGCGGACCGTGCAACGGTTGCTAACATGGCTCCAGAATATGGTGCTACTATCGGTTACTTCCCAGTAGATGCCGAGACTCTTTCTTACCTACGTAATACAGGCCGTTCGGAAGAACAGGTCAATCTAGTAGAAGCTTACTATAAAGCTCAGAACATGTTCCGTACGCCGGATACCGTTGACCCTGAGTTCACAGACGTTATCGAATTGGATCTAGCTTGTGTTGTACCGAGTCTAGCAGGACCTAAACGTCCACAAGATCGTATTGAGCTAACTCAAATGAAGGATTCCTTTAACGATATTATTCGTACCCCAGTAGATAAAGGCGGCTACGGACTTACAGATAGCAAAATAGCAGAAACGGTGAACATTCAGCACCAGGACGGTTCAATCAGTAAACTCGGAACTGGCGCCGTTGTTATTGCAGCCATAACAAGCTGTACGAATACCTCCAACCCAAGCGTGATGTTAGGTGCTGGATTACTAGCGAAAAAAGCAGTAGAACGTGGACTTACGAAGCCTGGTTATGTGAAAAGTAGTTTAACTCCAGGATCACTCGTTGTAACAGAGTACTTGAAGAAGGCTGGCCTACTTGAGCCATTAGAAGCTCTTGGTTTCTATCTTGCTGGTTACGGCTGTGCCACTTGTATTGGTAACTCAGGGCCACTTCCTGATGAAGTGAGTCAAGCTATTGCTGATAATGACCTAACCGTCGCTGCGGTATTGTCTGGTAACCGTAACTTTGAAGGTCGCGTCCATGCCCAGGTTAAAGCCAACTACCTTGCTTCTCCACCACTAGTTGTCGCTTATGCATTGGCAGGTACAGTGAATATCGACTTACAGAATGATCCGATCGGCTACGATCCAAACAACCAACCCGTCTATCTGAAAGACATTTGGCCTACTTCAGCTGAGATCAAAGAAGCGATCGCGCTGTCTCTGACTCCAGAGATGTTCCGCCAGAAATACGAGAATGTATTTACGGCTAACGAGCGTTGGAATGCTATTCCAGTTCCAGAAGGTGAACTGTATGAATGGGATGACAAATCAACCTATATTCAGAATCCACCATTCTTTGAGAATCTATCGACTGATCTTACAGATATTCAAGATATCCGATCTGCACGTGTGTTAGCTCTACTAAGTGACTCTGTAACAACAGACCATATTTCACCAGCGGGTAATATATCTCCATCTAGCCCTGCCGGTCTGTATTTGAAAGAGCATAACGTGCGACGTGAAGACTTTAACTCCTATGGTTCTCGCCGTGGTAACCATGAGGTCATGATGCGCGGAACGTTCGCGAATATTCGTATTCGGAATCAGGTCGCTCCAGGCACCGAAGGTGGCGTAACAACGAATCTATTGAATGATGAAGTCATGTCCATCTACGATGCTTCTATGGATTATCAAGAACAAGGTCAGAATCTAATCGTTATTGCAGGTAAAGAGTATGGAACGGGCAGTTCCCGTGACTGGGCAGCTAAAGGTACCTTCTTGCTGGGAGTTAAAGCCGTTATTGCAGAGAGCTATGAACGGATTCACCGCAGTAACCTTGTCGGCATGGGTGTCCTTCCCCTCCAATTCCAAGATGGCCATGGTTGGGAGAGTCTTGGAATTAACGGTCGTGAAACCTTCGATATTGTTGGAATCAGCAACGACATTAAACCAGGTCAAGAATTAACGGTAACTGCTACTCGTGAAGATGGTTCAACATTCGAGTTCACAGTAACCGCTCGCCTAGATAGCATGGTTGATGTGGATTATTATCACAACGGTGGTATTCTGCAAACGGTACTCAGAGAAATGATTAAGAACCAGTAG
- a CDS encoding amidase domain-containing protein: MEKEWKQTLYTYVNQHNQCHIDYRSELVEQIVTDMNYLMDRSKMLKRIDQGYEKRGVKPLRSETRAKILRMILDSEQEVVADVQLHGQLLYVKGGATHREDSIQHQRLTMIRDGDAWAVVSIEQLTTERHSVLPKITHKEREVYSGEPEPYLNSYVLGGGAGRRPTKYHREEAVAYADRWWDSDNPEFTSFAVNCTNYISQCLFAGGAPIHYTGKRASGWWYKGYVNEKEWWSYSWAVSNSLERLLTSSTWGLRADVVERPEQLSLGDVIIYDWDGDGSYQHSTIVTAFDAGGMPLVNANTVSSKHRYWDYKDSYAWNENTRYQLLHIPDVF, encoded by the coding sequence ATGGAAAAGGAATGGAAACAAACCCTTTATACTTATGTGAATCAGCATAATCAATGTCATATCGATTACCGCTCAGAGTTGGTAGAGCAGATCGTAACGGATATGAACTACTTAATGGATAGATCGAAAATGTTGAAAAGGATTGACCAAGGATATGAAAAGCGCGGAGTTAAGCCGTTACGAAGTGAGACACGCGCCAAAATATTGCGTATGATTCTGGATTCAGAGCAAGAGGTGGTAGCCGATGTTCAGTTACATGGGCAGCTGCTGTATGTTAAGGGTGGCGCTACTCATCGAGAGGATTCTATTCAACATCAGCGTTTAACAATGATCCGTGATGGAGATGCTTGGGCCGTTGTGAGTATAGAACAACTAACAACAGAAAGACATTCCGTCTTGCCTAAGATAACTCATAAAGAAAGAGAAGTGTACTCAGGTGAACCGGAACCCTACTTAAATTCTTATGTATTAGGGGGTGGCGCTGGTCGCCGTCCTACGAAGTATCATCGTGAAGAAGCGGTAGCTTACGCGGATCGCTGGTGGGATTCTGATAATCCAGAATTCACCTCATTTGCAGTGAATTGCACTAATTATATCTCGCAATGCCTCTTTGCAGGGGGGGCTCCAATCCACTATACTGGTAAAAGAGCTTCAGGTTGGTGGTACAAAGGGTATGTTAACGAAAAAGAGTGGTGGAGTTATAGCTGGGCTGTATCAAACAGCTTGGAACGTCTGTTAACCTCCAGTACTTGGGGACTGAGAGCAGATGTTGTAGAGCGTCCGGAGCAACTAAGTCTGGGTGATGTCATTATTTATGATTGGGATGGAGACGGCTCCTACCAGCATAGTACGATTGTAACGGCTTTCGATGCAGGTGGCATGCCACTTGTCAATGCCAATACCGTCAGCAGTAAGCATCGTTATTGGGATTATAAAGATTCCTATGCGTGGAATGAGAACACGAGATACCAGCTTTTGCATATTCCAGACGTATTTTAA
- a CDS encoding D-alanine--D-alanine ligase gives MTKLTVGLVYGGKSGEHEVSLQTAFAVMSAFDFNKYEIVPFYITKQGEWNKGDKIGAPFERIEELKLTSHSTGTQEALNSLFSRLYRSEASVKVDIMFPLLHGTFGEDGTIQGLFEMANMPYVGAGVLPSAAGMDKVTMKKLFAEAGIPQVGFRYFTRTQWVKDNHDLINNVEDSLGYPCFVKPANLGSSVGVSKAKDREELVRAVEYAFRYDIKVIIEQFVDAREVEVSVLGNDEPMASVPGEIVSSSDYYDYAAKYTDGQSQMLIPAPLDPELADRIREAAIVAFQAIEGNGISRIDFFIRRSDLAILINEVNTMPGFTPFSMYPLLWRETGLSYAALLDRMIELGQERYASKQALNYSNDL, from the coding sequence ATGACTAAATTGACGGTAGGTCTTGTTTATGGCGGTAAATCAGGAGAACATGAGGTCTCACTTCAGACAGCTTTTGCAGTGATGAGTGCCTTTGATTTCAATAAATATGAAATTGTTCCCTTCTATATAACGAAACAAGGGGAATGGAACAAAGGTGACAAAATAGGTGCTCCATTTGAGCGAATTGAAGAACTGAAGCTTACAAGCCATTCTACGGGAACACAGGAAGCATTGAATTCGTTGTTTAGTCGCTTATATCGCAGTGAAGCTTCTGTAAAAGTGGATATTATGTTCCCGCTGTTACATGGTACCTTCGGTGAAGATGGAACGATTCAAGGATTGTTCGAGATGGCCAATATGCCGTATGTAGGCGCTGGAGTGTTACCATCTGCTGCAGGTATGGATAAGGTGACGATGAAGAAACTTTTTGCAGAGGCTGGAATACCTCAGGTTGGTTTCCGATATTTTACGCGAACTCAGTGGGTGAAAGATAATCACGATCTTATTAATAATGTTGAGGATAGTTTAGGGTATCCATGTTTTGTGAAACCAGCTAATCTAGGTTCAAGTGTTGGGGTATCCAAAGCGAAAGACCGTGAGGAGCTAGTACGTGCTGTTGAATATGCTTTCCGTTATGACATTAAGGTTATAATTGAACAATTTGTCGATGCTAGAGAAGTAGAAGTCAGCGTTTTGGGTAATGATGAACCTATGGCATCTGTTCCTGGTGAGATTGTATCTTCAAGTGATTATTATGACTATGCAGCTAAATATACGGATGGGCAATCACAAATGTTGATTCCGGCTCCGCTGGATCCTGAATTGGCTGATCGAATTCGTGAAGCTGCCATCGTTGCATTTCAGGCAATTGAAGGTAACGGAATTAGTCGGATTGATTTCTTTATTCGTAGATCAGACCTTGCGATTCTCATTAATGAAGTTAATACGATGCCAGGATTTACTCCTTTCAGTATGTATCCTCTACTGTGGCGGGAAACTGGACTTAGTTATGCTGCACTTCTAGATCGTATGATCGAGTTAGGGCAGGAACGATATGCAAGCAAACAAGCATTGAACTATAGTAATGATCTGTAA
- the uvsE gene encoding UV DNA damage repair endonuclease UvsE, with product MIVRFGYVAMSMVVMNASPSRTMTMASFNKLGDREAAIRKLERIAQENLHNTLRLLRHNLAHDIQVYRFSSKLIPLATHGDLVDWDPFPALQEPFAEVGEYVRNHGVRVSFHPDHFTVLSTPRPEVLVNSIRDLEHHVKMLKAMGLNATAKNNIHIGGAYGDKPSAAARFEESFSGLSPDIQKRLTLENDDKTFNAFETLEVARKVGLPMVMDIHHQWVNNEGEKPWEIWPDIVKTWDGELAQADTELDKPLVPKLHVSSPRSATDLRSHAENVEIGPLLDFLRRIASYTPALDVMIEAKGKDSALFELMKDMGQYAAEGVRILDGASVAISP from the coding sequence ATGATTGTCCGGTTTGGATATGTAGCGATGTCCATGGTGGTAATGAATGCATCTCCTTCTCGTACGATGACTATGGCCAGCTTCAATAAATTAGGTGACCGTGAAGCTGCTATTCGGAAGCTCGAACGTATTGCGCAAGAGAATTTGCACAATACGCTCAGGCTTCTTAGGCATAATCTAGCACATGATATTCAAGTCTATCGCTTCTCATCGAAGCTGATTCCACTGGCAACTCATGGAGATCTTGTAGACTGGGACCCATTTCCTGCGTTGCAGGAGCCATTCGCTGAAGTAGGTGAATATGTGAGAAATCATGGCGTCCGTGTATCTTTTCATCCTGATCATTTCACTGTCCTAAGTACACCACGACCGGAGGTACTTGTTAATTCTATTCGTGATCTTGAGCATCATGTTAAAATGCTTAAAGCGATGGGACTAAATGCTACCGCGAAGAACAATATTCATATTGGTGGCGCTTATGGGGACAAGCCCTCCGCAGCTGCTCGGTTCGAAGAAAGTTTCTCGGGACTAAGTCCTGATATACAGAAACGGTTGACATTAGAGAATGATGATAAGACATTTAATGCATTCGAGACGCTCGAGGTCGCGCGTAAGGTTGGGTTGCCGATGGTCATGGATATTCATCATCAGTGGGTGAACAATGAAGGGGAGAAACCTTGGGAAATCTGGCCTGATATTGTTAAGACTTGGGACGGTGAGTTAGCCCAAGCGGATACGGAGTTGGATAAGCCTCTTGTACCTAAGCTTCATGTATCTAGTCCAAGAAGCGCAACGGATCTACGAAGTCATGCGGAGAATGTGGAGATTGGACCTTTGCTGGATTTCTTGAGAAGAATTGCTAGTTACACACCCGCGTTGGATGTTATGATTGAAGCTAAGGGAAAAGACTCTGCGCTATTCGAACTCATGAAGGATATGGGACAATATGCTGCCGAAGGGGTTCGTATTCTGGATGGGGCAAGTGTCGCTATTTCTCCTTAA
- a CDS encoding inositol monophosphatase family protein, whose product MDQKNKVPYVVSSKSHTAVAINAASKAGEWIKSKLGTVKELNTKYSAQDLVTEVDKGAEQMIRKLILTHFPDHFILGEESVQPGPEASAQALQETLNEEYVWIVDPVDGTTNYVHGFPFYSISIALAYKGEIIVGVIYDPSRDEMFVAEKGKGAYVHGKPTSVSGEITLETSLLATGFPTDQKFAFPINMAGLQHLAPQVRNIRSGGSAALHMAYVAAGRLTGFWEIGLNAWDLAAGVLLVTESGGTVSDTTGRPYELSVRHVVATNGAIHTQLVDALQTANATGYEVQ is encoded by the coding sequence TTGGATCAAAAGAATAAAGTTCCTTATGTCGTGTCGAGCAAGAGCCATACGGCGGTAGCCATTAATGCAGCATCGAAAGCCGGAGAATGGATCAAAAGTAAATTGGGTACGGTAAAAGAACTGAACACTAAATATTCTGCTCAAGACTTGGTGACGGAAGTTGATAAAGGTGCGGAGCAGATGATTCGCAAGCTTATTCTGACTCATTTTCCGGACCACTTTATTCTTGGCGAAGAAAGTGTACAGCCTGGACCAGAGGCGTCTGCACAAGCCTTACAAGAAACTTTAAACGAAGAATATGTATGGATTGTGGATCCTGTAGATGGAACGACGAATTATGTTCATGGTTTCCCATTCTACTCTATCTCTATTGCTCTTGCTTACAAAGGAGAGATTATCGTAGGTGTCATCTATGATCCGTCTAGAGACGAAATGTTCGTAGCTGAGAAGGGTAAAGGGGCTTATGTTCATGGTAAGCCAACCTCTGTATCTGGTGAAATTACGCTTGAAACAAGTCTGCTTGCTACTGGATTTCCTACCGATCAGAAATTTGCATTCCCCATCAATATGGCTGGATTACAACATCTTGCACCTCAAGTACGCAACATCCGTTCAGGGGGATCGGCAGCATTGCATATGGCATATGTAGCTGCTGGAAGATTGACTGGCTTCTGGGAGATTGGACTGAATGCTTGGGATTTAGCTGCGGGAGTACTGCTTGTAACGGAATCTGGGGGTACGGTTAGTGATACAACAGGAAGACCATACGAGCTGAGCGTTCGCCATGTAGTTGCTACTAACGGTGCTATTCATACACAACTGGTGGATGCATTGCAGACAGCCAATGCGACAGGTTATGAAGTACAGTAA
- a CDS encoding stalk domain-containing protein has protein sequence MLHYWKKCFTGVTAVVLMSSMLWVPQSSAETGSVVDNQPTPYRIVALGDSLTVGFEPGLEDMKKAPYGFVDRLQEQGLYHSRTITKNYGIAGLKGTGLEHFVKATKSGQSITAEAIQPALPDPRAEQIAASSGELKKDLESADLITITIGGNDMSEILKSAGTLSNIELTSSIDKLFKAYTSNMTAVLDDLHVLNPDALIVVADQYQPVPEIADAVVYPRLIEASTAFSGVVDQLAATYQEKGTKIKVAHVAKEFVGGESTMTHILVKRDIHPNQLGYSSMAEVFAKTIWGEYLKPSSIHSDLPMTIVVKGKELNTPYHPVLRNNQNYVAIKDIVDAIGATSTWDNVTSSATITYGDRIVVIKIGSSTIEVNGQSLSVDTPAFLNKVGKESKTYVPLAALATGLGCDVQYSSQLRTAFINP, from the coding sequence ATGCTACATTATTGGAAAAAATGTTTCACAGGAGTTACGGCAGTCGTACTCATGTCAAGCATGTTATGGGTACCCCAAAGTTCTGCTGAAACAGGCTCGGTTGTTGATAATCAACCTACACCTTATCGTATTGTTGCTTTAGGTGATTCTCTAACTGTTGGGTTCGAACCAGGCTTGGAAGATATGAAGAAAGCTCCTTATGGTTTCGTAGATCGGCTTCAGGAGCAAGGATTGTACCATAGTCGAACAATTACGAAGAACTATGGTATTGCTGGATTGAAAGGTACAGGCTTAGAACATTTTGTGAAGGCGACTAAATCGGGTCAATCCATTACAGCAGAAGCTATTCAACCGGCTCTTCCAGATCCAAGAGCTGAACAAATTGCAGCATCTTCCGGGGAACTCAAGAAGGATCTGGAGTCAGCAGATCTGATCACAATTACTATTGGCGGCAATGATATGTCGGAAATTTTGAAGAGCGCGGGTACACTGAGTAATATAGAGCTTACTTCAAGCATAGATAAATTGTTTAAAGCGTATACCTCGAACATGACAGCAGTCTTGGACGATCTTCATGTATTGAATCCAGATGCACTTATTGTTGTCGCAGATCAGTATCAACCTGTACCGGAAATTGCAGATGCCGTGGTATATCCTAGATTAATAGAAGCTTCTACAGCATTCTCAGGCGTAGTGGATCAACTCGCTGCTACATACCAAGAAAAAGGAACAAAGATTAAGGTAGCACATGTGGCAAAGGAATTTGTGGGTGGGGAAAGTACGATGACTCATATTCTTGTAAAAAGAGATATTCATCCCAATCAATTAGGATACAGTTCTATGGCTGAAGTATTTGCCAAAACAATCTGGGGTGAATATTTGAAACCGTCGTCTATTCATAGTGATTTACCTATGACGATTGTAGTGAAGGGCAAGGAATTAAACACACCCTATCATCCTGTCCTACGAAACAATCAGAATTACGTAGCCATTAAGGATATTGTGGATGCCATTGGAGCAACCTCTACATGGGATAATGTAACTTCAAGTGCAACTATTACTTACGGTGATCGAATCGTTGTGATTAAGATCGGATCATCCACTATTGAGGTTAATGGACAGTCGCTCTCTGTGGACACACCAGCATTCTTAAATAAGGTAGGTAAAGAGAGTAAAACTTACGTACCATTAGCAGCGCTAGCCACAGGCTTAGGGTGTGATGTACAGTATAGCTCACAATTAAGGACAGCTTTTATTAATCCTTAG